The following proteins come from a genomic window of Gammaproteobacteria bacterium:
- a CDS encoding nitronate monooxygenase, which yields MTNGHPVLIQGGMGVGVSGWRLASAVSCAGQLGVVSGTGIDAVLVRRLQLGDVGGHVRRALEAFPVPGVAARILDRYFLQGGKPPKARFRSKPMLKATPSRRLRDLLVASNFVEVFLAKEGHGNPVGINFLEKVQLPTLASLYGAMLAGVDHVLMGAGIPRAIPGVLDRLAENLRVRLKFDVKGAARDADTVTEFDPVAYTGGDPPKVKRPFFLAIVSSDVLATMLTRRTESHVDGFVVEAPTAGGHNAPPRGRLQLTDSGEPVYGDRDIPDLNVIRELGLPFWLAGSRAEPEAIADALQLGATGVQVGTAFAFCEESGLEPATKRRVLELSRQGRARIFTDPAASPTGFPFKVVNLEGTLSEPEVYAGRERVCDLGYLRHAYQRADGSFGWRCPAEPIDDFVAKGGSKEDTVGRRCLCNALLANIGLGQTQRSGAPERHLLTSGDDIADVARFLPEDAHTYTAGDVIEYLLSDLPA from the coding sequence ATGACCAACGGGCATCCGGTGTTGATTCAGGGCGGTATGGGAGTCGGGGTTTCGGGCTGGCGGCTCGCCTCTGCGGTTTCCTGCGCCGGTCAGCTCGGAGTTGTGTCGGGCACCGGGATCGATGCGGTCCTGGTGCGTCGCTTGCAGCTGGGTGACGTCGGTGGACATGTTCGGCGGGCACTGGAGGCTTTTCCTGTCCCCGGTGTCGCTGCTCGTATCCTCGATCGGTATTTCTTGCAGGGCGGCAAGCCTCCCAAGGCTCGTTTCCGCTCAAAGCCGATGTTGAAGGCGACACCATCGCGCCGTCTCCGAGATCTGTTGGTGGCCTCCAACTTCGTTGAGGTGTTCTTGGCCAAGGAGGGACACGGGAATCCGGTGGGGATCAACTTCTTGGAGAAGGTTCAGCTGCCGACCTTGGCGTCGCTGTATGGGGCGATGCTGGCCGGCGTGGATCACGTGTTGATGGGGGCGGGAATCCCCCGTGCCATTCCGGGAGTGTTGGATCGGCTGGCCGAGAATCTGCGAGTCCGCCTGAAGTTCGACGTGAAAGGCGCCGCCCGGGATGCCGACACGGTCACCGAGTTCGACCCGGTTGCGTACACCGGTGGTGACCCTCCCAAGGTGAAGCGCCCATTTTTTCTGGCCATCGTGTCTTCGGATGTGCTGGCAACGATGCTGACCCGGAGGACCGAATCGCACGTGGACGGTTTTGTCGTTGAGGCGCCCACCGCCGGCGGTCACAACGCGCCACCACGTGGCAGGCTCCAGTTGACCGACTCCGGAGAGCCTGTCTACGGCGACCGAGACATCCCCGATCTCAACGTGATCCGCGAGCTCGGCCTCCCGTTTTGGCTGGCCGGGTCGCGCGCCGAACCGGAAGCGATTGCCGACGCCCTCCAGTTGGGTGCCACCGGGGTGCAGGTAGGGACCGCTTTCGCCTTCTGTGAGGAGTCGGGGTTGGAACCCGCGACGAAACGGCGGGTGTTGGAGCTGAGCCGGCAAGGCCGGGCTCGAATCTTCACGGATCCGGCGGCGTCACCCACCGGCTTCCCTTTCAAGGTTGTGAACCTGGAGGGGACCCTTTCTGAACCCGAGGTATACGCAGGGCGCGAGCGGGTCTGCGATCTCGGATACCTCCGGCATGCGTATCAGCGCGCGGACGGATCATTTGGATGGCGCTGTCCGGCAGAACCGATAGACGACTTCGTGGCCAAAGGTGGATCGAAGGAGGACACGGTGGGTCGCAGGTGTCTGTGCAACGCCCTGCTTGCCAACATCGGACTCGGCCAAACCCAGAGATCAGGAGCCCCGGAACGTCATCTGCTGACTTCCGGAGACGACATTGCCGACGTGGCTCGTTTCCTTCCCGAGGACGCTCACACCTACACCGCCGGCGATGTCATCGAGTACCTCTTGAGTGACTTGCCGGCCTAG